A part of Triplophysa rosa unplaced genomic scaffold, Trosa_1v2 scaffold174_ERROPOS285603, whole genome shotgun sequence genomic DNA contains:
- the LOC130549789 gene encoding alpha-soluble NSF attachment protein-like produces the protein MDNSGKEKEATALMAEAEKKRKSSQSFFGSLFGGSSKLEDACDMYARAANMFKMAKNWSAAGNAFSQAALLHLHMQSKHDAATNYIDAGNAFKKSDPQEAINCLNRAIEIYTDMGRFTIAAKHHVTIAEIYETELVDIDKAIAHYEQAADYYKGEESTSSANKCLLKVATYAAQLEQYPKAIEIYEQVATHAMDSNLLKYSAKDYFFKAALCHFCVDMLNAKLALQKYEEMFPAFSDSRECKLVKVRLTVSSAFFHIYTRKQKEQITVKRVNVRVLLHLYLTR, from the exons ATGGATAACTCCGGTAAAGAAAAAGAGGCCACGGCTCTCATGGCAGAGGccgaaaagaaaagaaaatcctCGCAGTCGTTCTTTGGCTCTCTGTTTGG GGGCTCTTCAAAGCTGGAGGATGCCTGTGACATGTATGCAAGGGCAGCCAACATGTTCAAGATGGCCAAGAACTGGAGTG ctGCAGGTAATGCTTTCTCTCAGGCGGCTCTCCTGCACCTGCATATGCAGAGTAAACATGATGCAGCCACAAACTACATAGACGCCGGAAATGCCTTTAAAAAATCTGATCCTCAAG AGGCCATAAACTGCCTGAACAGAGCCATTGAGATCTATACAGACATG GGTCGATTTACGATAGCAGCCAAGCATCACGTCACCATCGCTGAGATTTATGAAACCGAGCTGGTTGACATTGACAAG GCAATAGCTCATTATGAACAGGCAGCGGATTATTATAAAGGCGAGGAGTCCACAAG TTCAGCAAACAAGTGTCTGCTCAAAGTTGCAACATATGCCGCTCAGCTGGAGCAGTACCCCAAGGCTATCGAGATCTATGAACAG GTTGCAACCCATGCAATGGACAGCAATCTGCTGAAGTACAGTGCAAAGGATTATTTCTTCAAAGCTGCTCTCTGCCACTTCTGTGTGGACATGCTTAATGCTAAG CTCGCACTGCAGAAGTATGAGGAAATGTTTCCAGCCTTTTCAGATTCACGTGAATGCAAATTGGTGAAGGTGAGGTTAACTGTCAGCTCAGCTTTCTTCCACATATATACACGGAAACAAAAAGAGCAAATTACAGTAAAACGTGTGAATGTGCGAGTATTATTAcacctttatttaaccaggtAA